The following coding sequences are from one Methanosarcina sp. WWM596 window:
- a CDS encoding DUF169 domain-containing protein has protein sequence MDLKEINNFGQELVERLKLKTSPVAIKLIPTGGEIPEGIKKVDDVMRHCQMIDQVRRTGDEFYSLGEDQMCKGGSASMGLGTMPAKVGSGEFYYKGLKHFSNINSARRTVENAPMLPPNSTRAILYSPLEKTSFKPDVVVVICNPKQIMLLTQAFMYKSGGRLEVSFAGKQSICSDGVVQAYRDGKIGITVGCSGSRAYTDIADEEMIMGIPVELLPELISDLKKICAE, from the coding sequence ATGGACTTAAAAGAAATCAACAACTTCGGACAGGAACTGGTCGAACGCCTTAAACTCAAGACTTCCCCGGTTGCAATAAAACTGATCCCTACTGGAGGAGAAATTCCCGAAGGAATCAAAAAGGTAGATGACGTCATGAGACACTGCCAGATGATTGATCAGGTAAGGAGAACCGGTGACGAATTCTATTCCCTTGGCGAAGACCAGATGTGCAAAGGTGGATCCGCTTCCATGGGCCTTGGCACAATGCCAGCAAAAGTAGGTAGTGGGGAATTCTACTACAAGGGACTGAAGCATTTCAGCAACATAAACTCCGCAAGGCGTACCGTGGAAAATGCCCCCATGCTCCCTCCAAACAGCACCAGAGCAATCTTATACTCTCCCCTTGAAAAAACGTCTTTCAAACCCGATGTTGTGGTGGTAATATGCAACCCAAAACAGATTATGTTACTCACACAAGCTTTCATGTACAAAAGTGGAGGCAGGCTTGAAGTAAGTTTCGCAGGAAAACAGAGTATCTGCTCCGACGGTGTAGTTCAGGCTTACAGAGACGGAAAGATCGGAATTACCGTGGGATGCAGCGGTAGCAGAGCTTATACAGATATCGCAGATGAAGAAATGATCATGGGAATCCCTGTTGAACTTCTTCCAGAATTAATTTCCGACCTCAAGAAAATCTGTGCAGAATGA